In the Gossypium raimondii isolate GPD5lz chromosome 9, ASM2569854v1, whole genome shotgun sequence genome, one interval contains:
- the LOC105797439 gene encoding zinc finger A20 and AN1 domain-containing stress-associated protein 7: MSSSCHSLFRTILKLPIVVEAFKPHVGSSSTSIEQQLPVDVVVACSQQLEPKAANKCFICRMKVGLTGFKCRCENTFCGEYWYPKKHECSFDFKGVGCDAIAKANPIAKADKVERF; this comes from the coding sequence ATGTCGTCATCTTGTCACTCCCTATTCAGGACCATCTTAAAGCTACCTATCGTTGTGGAGGCATTTAAGCCTCATGTGGGTTCCTCGTCTACCTCAATTGAACAACAACTGCCAGTTGATGTTGTCGTTGCTTGTAGTCAACAACTAGAACCAAAGGCGGCAAACAAGTGTTTTATCTGTAGGATGAAGGTTGGGTTAACTGGGTTTAAGTGCAGGTGCGAGAATACGTTCTGTGGCGAGTATTGGTACCCAAAAAAACATGAGTGTTCTTTTGATTTCAAGGGTGTTGGATGTGATGCCATTGCTAAGGCAAACCCTATTGCTAAAGCTGATAAGGTGGAGAGGTTCTAA